The nucleotide sequence TCCCTCCATTTTTTGCCATGTGATGTTTctacattatctttttatttatagaagGGGAAAATGTCTTTCGGGATTGTAAACATGGGTATCAATGGCGGTCCTTtgtttgcattttatttttttattacattcatATTTGATTTGTTCTGCTTTTGTATCTTTACTTGATATCACTTCATAGGTTTTGCTATTGTAGTTTTGATATATGGTTGAGTGTTAAGTTCATTTGGGGTGGCATGTTTGAAGATAGTAATTTGTTGActtctcaatttattttgtatttacaTATTTATTCCGAGGCAAGAAATGTTATATTTGTTAACAGAATAATGCAAATTCGTCGACATGCTTGCTTGTAGAAATAAGTCAATGAAGATGTATTTGGTTTGTTGTTGCTGAGACAACAAGGCTTGCAAAATTGTTACTTGTAAACACCTTTtctttattatgtatttttgtgGTTACTTCAACTAGAAGTGAACTGCTGTATGCATGTGCATGCATGTTCCTAAGCTCAATGGTAATAATGTTTGAATGATTGTCCTGTGATCTTTGAAATTTTCTGAACTATATAATGAGTATCACAACCTTATATTCAGGAATGTCTAGAGAAGTCATGGCTTCTTCATCAGCTGCTTCttttgattatgaaattttggataAAGATACCGACGTCCCTAAAACGGCTGCTGTTCCGACCAATCGCGCAAATCCATGGATTGAACCTGAAACATTGAAACTTCAGCACCGAATTGGTCGAGGACCCTTTGGTGATGTTTGGCTTGCAACTCTTCATCAGTCAACTGAAGATTATGATGAGCACCATGAAGTTGCTGCTAAGATGTTACATCCAATCAAAGAGGATCATGTGAAGATTGTATTGaagaaattcaatgaattatACTTGAAGTGCCAAGGAGTTTCTAGTGTTTGCTGGTTACATGGAATTTCAATGTTAAATGGAAGGGTTAGAGTTGGACTGTGCATTTATTTCAATGTATAGGATATTGTTTGCTACCCTTTTGACTTCTATCAAGCTAACACATTTGTTTGTATTCACAGATCTGCATCATTATGAAATTGTATGAGGGTTCAATTGGTGACAAGTTGGCTAGACTAAGAAATGGATGGATCTCACTACCTGATGTTTTGAGGTGATGTGTtttcagaaaaacatgattatcTTTAACTTATATAGCATAGGGAAAATTACTGGTCAATACTAAGGACGTGTTGGTCGTTAATGGCAGGTATGGGATCGATCTGGCTCAAGGCATTCTAGAGCATCATGCTAAAGGGATCCTTGTTCTGAACCTTAAACCGTGTAATGTTCTTATCAATGACAACGATCAAGCGATTTTGGGAGATGTTGGTATTCCCAATCTTTTGCTTGGCTCTTCATTCGTTAGCTCAGATATCGCTCAGAGGCTTGGAAGTCCTAATTACATGGCTCCAGAACAATGGAAACCAGAGGTCAGAGGCCCTATGTCATTTGAAACGGATTCATGGGGATTTGGATGCACCATTGTTGAAATGTTGACTGGTAGTCAACCTTGGTATGGATGTCCTGTTGGTGGAATATACGGATCAGTTGTTGAAAAGCATGAAAAACCGCATATCCCAAGTGGCCTTCCTTCTCCCATTGAGAATATCCTAAGTGCATGTTTTGAGTATGATATGAGGAATCGACCTTTAATGGTAGATGTTCTGCGCGCCTTTAAAAGGTTTGTATGCAAATGTATCAATCTgaagccattttttttttgtatgccgATTCTTGTTTAATTTAGCATGtagtttcaattttcaatcGTCACTTCACATTGGAGAAAAAAGACTTCACATGAAAACTTCTTAGattctttaaaagaaatttCTGTAGTAACGAGTTATGATCATGACCGAGTATTGGTGAACCTGTACCTGTCCTGTGAATATTCCAAGATTGGGTAGGTCCGTTGTAGGACTAGAGCTCAAGGCTAAATGAAAGCCTTCTAGATTAGCTGTATTCCTGTGATGTATTATCTTGGGAAGTGTCTACATTTTGGCTTCCTCTTATCCAGGATAATGTCTGTACCTGAAAGAACTAAGTCAATAAGCATGAAGCTGTTTGTGCACGAGCATGATTATCTTTTTAGTTAATATCTATCTATCTTCATGTAGatagaaataacttatgttGAATATTACTTTATTCTTATTCATTCTGCCTATGTTGCAGGTCACTGAATGAACTGGCTAATGATGGAGGAGGATGGAGATATCAAGGAAACATGAAAGTAATTCCAAAATCAGGCAGCACTTACTACACCGAGTGGTTCCTCTCAAAGGATCAACTTCAGGTGGGTGACATGGTCCGATCCAGAAAGCCTCCCAACTCATGCAAAGCTCAAAACATGAATGTCCCAGACGGAACTGTCGTTGGCTTAGAACGTACTGCAGATTACGGATTTGTTTTAGTGAGGGTCCACGGTATTCATGACCCTATAAGAATTCATACGTCAACTCTTGAACGCGTCGCAAATGGCCTGGCAGCTGGTGATTGGGTACGCGTGAAAGATGAAAAGGAAAAGCACTCACCGGTGGGAATTCTACATTCCATCAATCGCAATGATGGTAGAGCTTCTGTTGGATTTATTGGGCTGCAAACTCTCTGGAATGGAAACCCTTCAGAACTTGAAATGGCAGAATCATTCTGTGTGGGCCAGTTTGTTAGGCCAAAAGAGAACTTGTTAAGCCCTCGATTCGAATGGCGTCGTAAAAGGGGAGGGGCCTCTGCTACTGGGAGGATTTCATGGATACTACCAAATGGGTGTTTGGTTGTCAAGTTTCCAGGGATGATGAGTTTTGGGAATGAATCAACCACCTTCTTGGCCGATCCTTCCGAGGTTGAAGTTGTTGATTTTAACACTTGTCCTGGGATGGTAGAAAAGTATCAACATGTGGAGAATCATCACTGGGCTGTAAGACCTGTTCTAGTTGTACTTGGCATATTTACAGCTTTGAAACTTGGCATATTAGTTGGAAACAAAGTGAAAAGGTGCAAGAGGTTCAAAGCAGTAGAAAGCAAAAACCAATATGTTGAAGGTCAAAACACAAACAGTCCTACAAGGATTATAACCCATGGCAACACAACATGGGGGGTTCCTTCAGTTGCCAATATCCTTTTTAAAGATGGTGCTTGACACTTCATATTAAGTGACTAATGTGTTCATCTTCTTCTAATCATTAGCTAGTGTTTGATGCGGTGAAGCAATTCTATCAGCTGTACTTTCACACTAGTTTGAAGTTGAACAACATTAGttgaaaatggtaattataCATAAATGATGTAAGTTCTGACTCTGAATGAATCTAGAAATTGTAAATATCCTTTAAAGGATTAGCTCTGTATATATAGTTTCAACATATGCTTTGCAATGTGTTTAATGATGATCTCATGGTATGCCTATTGAATTTAATTGAAGGAAAGGAAGGCTGAGTGTGAAATATGCTATGACACAAGATACATTTGTGTATTGATTCTTGAAACATTGTGACAGAATTGGTGTGGAAATAGTCTTATAACTGAACAATTCCTCTTGAGAGCAACTTTTACCCCATACTCTTAAAAACCCCTCTGGATTTACCAATCCGAACGGAAAAAACGCCGTTTTTCCTAGCGTTTGGATGGGTAGTAACTTTGGACAAGAGAAGTTTCTAACCTTAGTAGAAACAAGTCCTGAGGATTGGAAGCATATTACCAACACACTGGTTTCTTTAGTCACCTGAAcgtgactattttttttaagaagaccaaaaacacatttaagcacaaaaaataagtatttacaagagaaaattatactttttgaaaaaatgttgaattaCATTTATCTTAGTATTGCGGGAAGATATATCTATACATTTTGGTGATGTTCATGTAATTCttgagttgtgttatttaaacatcaaaatatagACATTGTATGTGACACTGTAATTGTTTATTTCTATCTTAGTGTTTATCTTCTACAATTTACCTGCATTCTGGAAATACACAAAAACCAAATGACGCCATATTTTAGTGTCAacatatcatttctcaattcttTTGCATTGTATATCTATTAAGCTCAATAAACAACAGTTTAatgtttttgaataaaaacgttataaagtataataatattatactCAATATTCTATGGTGAGCTGTGTATGTTGCACATCGTATTCGTGGCCATGGAATGCCTTCAAACTTGAGAAATGGAGTCATTGGATAGAAACCAGAGAATTTATAACCAAATTTATAACGAACACGatgtcatttttcaaatttgcatGGAATGCCTTACACGTTGTCCAAACTGAACCATTTACAATCAACCTAGATTCATCCTCCACCATCGCACCATGAGAACAAATTTAACACGTGAATCAATGAATACAAATATCGCTGTTAATAATTAATACACGGACATGTGGCAAAACGTGATTGGtatattttcaataatattGTGCATGTGTTCTGCCAAATAACTGATCAGAGCAAGTTCACCCTGTATAAAAAGCTTACACATATCAATCCATGTGTTTCATAACATTAATagtttgtttcttcaaaaaaaaaaaacattaatagtTTGCAACAGCACCTTCGATTGAAGTAATTAAGGAAAAAAGTGCCTGAAGTaatgtttcttatttttgttcattagcTTTAGTTGTGAGAATTGTATTTTTCAGCATAGAACTGAAACTAAAATTGAGCAAATTGTACGCAATTCCGTAGCAGCAGAAGTCATTGGATAGAAACCAGAGTAGTTCAATGCAGAAAAATGGAgcatattttttcttcatttattctATCATATACACTAGTGTAATGGAGAAAAACTAAGCAAAACtgataaaatatttgttgtcaAAAACAATTACAGTCTAAATGTAACTAGTACAACAGAATAAGTTTCCACCTGCACAAATACATGACAGATACAATCACTATACATATCTCCGCAAACAAAGTGAATATCTTATAACCTACTTTTTGTGGTTAACCTTGCTATGCCTTTTAGCAAAATAGATTACAACATACAAATACAACGTCCCTCTTCAACCGGCGTCCTGTAACATGTCTTCTAGCTTGCAGCAGCAAGACCTGCATCCATCACAAGCTGCTCTGTCAATGCTGAGAGACGAGCAACTCCTGCTTTTACCACAGCCAAACAATCAATGCAATTGATATTTGTGATTAAATTGAGGTTAATATCATTGTTATTTTGCATGAGACTGGTATAGCTATCAGCTTCAACGCTCGGCATGGCCTTGTTCAAAAGTTGTTGACTCATTTCTGCAAGTTTCTGTAGAGTGCTAGTTGCAGCTTCAACTTCATCTTCAAGCTGAGCTGCCTCAAGCTGAAGCTTCTCAATTGCCAAGTCATCCATAGTTTTCTCGGCGATTCTCTCCTGCGTCATAGCATACACCATTTTATGATCATTAGCATCTTCTGTAGCCATGTCCTTAGCTTTTCTCAACTCTTCCTCTTTTGCATCCAATCTTGCAAGAGTCATTTTAAGCTCCTCATCTTTAATTGTTAGAGCTCTCTGTGCAGCAAGAACTTCCATCTCCTTGGTTTTTAAGTTTTCCTTGGCCAACTCGAGCACATTCTCCAGCTGTTTTTGTTGCCAACTCAATTCACTAGTAGGGTCCTCCGAAAGTGGCATCATTAATTGATCACCCAATTCATTTAGCGGTCTTGATGAATTGATGTCTTCATTCTTAATGGAAGCAACGAGTTTGTTTGTGAGATCTAAAACTCGTCCAACCACAGTTTCGGCCTCAAAAGCCTTCAGGCTTGTATTATTCAACTTATTTTGGATTACCTTCACATGCTCATCTTTCTCCCTTAACATATTGGTTGCTTCAATAAGCTGTGTTTCTTTGTCATTCATAAGCATCTTAAGATCAGAGATTTCCTGGTTTAGTTCCACCAGCATCTTCCTAGCACTGGAAAGTTCCAAGTCTTTCTCCTCCAAGAGAGCCTGAAGAGAAGCCTTTTCAGTTTTCAATTCCTGGATTTGTAGTTTAGCATCAACAAGCTCTGACTCTTTGACATCAAGAAGGGCACTTTTTTCCTTAAATTCAGCACTTTTTATATCTAATTCCTCTTGAAGCAAAGCCATTTCTTGGACAGCCTGCTCCAAAGaagctttttctttcttcagctCCTCCTGCAACTTCTTCATGAGCTCCTTCTCTACGGACAAATCCTGTTCGAGTTCTTTATTCAAAGCTTCTGCGACACTAAGTTTTGTTCTTTCATTCTCAACTTCTATTTGGGCATCTTTCAAATTTTCCATGTACAACATGACACTTTCCCTTTGGTCTGCAAGTTCAGCCAGCTGCTGTTCCAACAACCCTTCTTGTACTTGCATTTTGTACCTAGAAGATGCAAGCGATTGCTGAGACGAAACTAATTCAGACCTGACATCGCTGAGAAGCTTCTTCACCCTTCTGAAATCCTCTAGCGTTTCACTACGCTCCTGTGCATGCTTTGAAGCCTCCTCTTCTAGTCTCTTAAGTTCCTCCTGTGTTAACAACCACTCCATCGCCTGCTTTTCCAAAGAGGCCTCTGCAACCTTGAGTTTTTCTCCTTCAACATCCCTTGCAGCAACGGATAGACGTAgttcttcttctctttgttGTACAACACTCCGTAGTTCTTGAAGCTCAATTTCTTGTTTCTTCACGACCTCATTTGCTTCACTCAGAAGCTGAACCTTTTGTCTAAGCTCAGAATCAACATAAGCAGCTTCTTCACTCTTCTTAGCCAAACCAATCTTCATTTTCTCCATCTCTTCTTCCTTCAAAGACAGCGCATCCCGTAAACCATCAGTTTCACTATCACGATCTCTAAGCCGGAGCTTCAATTCCTCTACCTGTCCAGCTTGAGAAACCAAACTAGCCATTGCCTCCTTCATCTCATCTTCAAGCCTCTCATACTTCTCGCGAGCAGCCTTAATTTCACCCTCTTGGCGCTCTAATTCCTCTTTAGCATCCTTCAACTTTCCATTCTCCAACAAAACAGTTCTCTCCACTTCCTGTAAATGATCCTCCTTCTCCTTCAATTCCATGAGCGCAGACAAAAGATCCGACTCAAAATCACGAAGATCTGGTTCCTCTCCTATCATCCGGTTGTCCAACTTCTGTGTCTGCTCAAACAACCTCTCGAGAAGCCTAGCAGATTCCGGCGCTCCATAATTGTTAAAACTAGGTCTATTGTCATTCAACACCGATTTAACAGTAACACCATTCCTTAACCAACAACCTTTTCTTCCTTGAGtcacaacaaaatttatttggctACGAAGTTTCCTATTGTACCTAAGAGAGCACAACAACTGCACACACAAACAAAACCATTCCAAATAatattcatcattaatattccAAACCTATGCATCAAACTTGCATTAAAAACTTTGATTAGTCACTAATCTCATTAAATTTCCATAAGTATACATAATATAGAACCTTTAGTCACTAATCTGGTCAAATCTCCATAAATATACATAATTTAGAACCTAAAAGCACAATAAATTCACAGAAATAACGCACAACCATTCCACATCTcacaacttaattttttttattaagcacTCATTAATCCCTTTGAACAATGAGATGTGGAATGACAagttgattttgacatgtttggttgctctcgagaataatttattttgccgctagaatcaattctaagaattaatttttacactcaaatttattgttaacTCTTTTTTTCGCATGAATGTATTCAATCATAAACACCACTTCACCTTCAAGTTACTCTTAGTTAGAGTCAATTCTACAGAATCAATCAAATTTACAAATCAATTcagtcaaaattaatttttgtcccGACAGATACAAAACACTAACTGAAGTAACAGTAGCACAGTCCGTAACAggaatattattaatttaaaattttatttttacagtttTTTCGGTTGAATTTTGCACAAATCTTAACAAGACTATTGAATGAATCTACAACATCAATAAATACAATGAAGTATTCATTAATTAACAACTAATCCAGTTGAGATTCAAATAGATTAGATTATATAAATAAAGTAGCCGTAAATCACACAGTCCGTAACAGAAACAGTATTaacttgaaaaaaattcataaatttttgCTCAAAAGTGTTAAATTTACGATTATATACAACGTACATAAAAACTAACgtaggaaacaaaaaaaaaaggtatatagAAAAAGAGGAACGAACCTGTGAATAGGAAGGAGAAGAGGTAGGACGAAGCGAAGATGCAGAGAAAGTCATAGCAATAGCGAATAAGGTGCAAAGTGCATTtacagaaggaagaagaagattccAGAAACAACAGCACGCTACCAGCGTTGGTTTTCAGAgacgaagaaaaagaaatgttaataaagaaaaaaaaaagtatgtcgATGGAGGGAAAAGTAATGGTGAAggattattatagaaaaagaaaaaagaagagccACAAAAGTTTAGTACTAGTagtaattaagaagaaaaaattctcAGGTGAGGTGTGAGGGAGGGGTTTTGGATAGAAATGAGTAAAACCTGACGTGTCCCTCCTGCTCACCAAAAAGCCATCCATCACTTGTACAAACAAATAATTTGTCATATTTACGTTATCCTTTTCTCACCTCAAATAATTAACAtatgcatattttatttatattttaattacacTACATTAACTTACCTATCAATTATTCGTTCCATTTCTACATCGAATAGAAAAGTAGAAGTTGAAAGAATCTTTAAATCCATTGTTTGAAGTTTTAGGTAAGAGTATGCCGTCTCTCTCATTTGTATGGTTGATCTAACCTCAACAACACTAACGTGAAACTTAAATCTAATACTTCCATCAACATTTggtgtaaaaagaaaaatacttccACCAACATTAATCTAAGTGAAATTAAACTTGTCTTTTAAACAAGATCTTAGGTTTAAATTTAGAGGGTGAAAAATATGTGGTTGAAAGGAGTGATTTACTAAATATATTtagatgatttaagttgatgTAAAACTTTAATAACTTGGTATAGGagatctaataaaaaaaacttggtaTAGGATATATATTTCTTCTAACAAAAATATCTTTACAACAAAGtgacaaaataaatattcatatattttctttgaaatgtaatgatctcaaacatttttttaatgatatttaaattaataaaatgtaaatcaagttgtttgggcttcactggcaaggagctccttccaaggacgtattcggagaataccgggttcgattttCGGGGAaaacaacgcttggccagtgcgcatgcctctactcACGAGTCAGATTAGCCGTCCAtctttggtgggtcggaaaccggtacgaaagaaaaaaaaattaataaaatgtaatttttataacttcaaaataacaaataaataaagagtaggtttttttgttttataaattacAAGACCACTTAAATTatgctttttcttttcttaactttttttgacaaattttttgaagttaaaaTCTAACCAACCACATATACGGTAGTTGACAAATTTCGaccataaattaatttaatgaagAAGAAGTAAATTATGTGAGCACAatgagttttcaaaatatatggTGACCAATTTGAATGTGGAAATTGGTCGACGTTAAGAAAAACCATTGCCCGAACACGTGTAGTTGTAATTCCACCAATCCGTTGACGTTGGTTTGGCTTGATCTACACTTTCCCTTAGTGTTCTAGTGGTTGTAATTGTAACACTGTGGATATATGGATTGTTTGTGgatatatagattttttttggttacattgtGGATATATAGATATGAATAAGCATGTAATAttgcatttatttatattgtaaTTATCTTGTGTGGAGCTATCATATTCATAGGAccagaaaagaaagaaatagaggCCAGGGTTCTTGGACTTGGACCCCATGCCACCTTGTTGTCCATGTTCAATTTTGTGGGTAAGGATTTTCCAACAAAAGCCATtagaaatattttgaaatacatCGTCTTTATATAAGTCGGTTAAATCAgacaaaaatagtttataactACCTATTGACACGCTTAAACATTATTTTGATGCAACAATTATAAATATCCGATCATATTCACAATAATattatctaatttttatattgttgtaaTGTATTCTTGCAAAACTTGTAAACTTGTTTGTAAGGGTatgaaaatctttttttttagaaactaataaattcttttcaagttttatctttttcatacgCGGAGATTAGTTTTTTTCAATGCACTGCAGCTCATCCAATTGTCAAGGATGATGTAATGTAGAATCTAACGATTTGTGCAAAGATATTGAGTGTAAATCAGCGCCAAATATAAATGTTATGTCATTTTAGTTATAGATTTAATAACAAGATAATGTGACACTGTTTTTCACCTACGGAATACAAAACGGTCATACCTAATAATATGAGGATCCAAGGGACAACGATCACTAAGTGGTAATCAATGTTCACAAACCAAAGGTTGTTGATGCCTTAAACCTTCACCGTGAGAGTTTGGGGTGAGATGATTATGTATATACCATCTCATCACCCACTTTGCTCTTTCGTGGAAATATGCTCACCATgtcgattaagaatcggtaaaATATGCGGTAAGTGACAAACAGATTAAGGAAATATATGAATTTCTCTATCATTGAA is from Medicago truncatula cultivar Jemalong A17 chromosome 1, MtrunA17r5.0-ANR, whole genome shotgun sequence and encodes:
- the LOC11440775 gene encoding uncharacterized protein isoform X2; amino-acid sequence: MSREVMASSSAASFDYEILDKDTDVPKTAAVPTNRANPWIEPETLKLQHRIGRGPFGDVWLATLHQSTEDYDEHHEVAAKMLHPIKEDHVKIVLKKFNELYLKCQGVSSVCWLHGISMLNGRICIIMKLYEGSIGDKLARLRNGWISLPDVLRYGIDLAQGILEHHAKGILVLNLKPCNVLINDNDQAILGDVGIPNLLLGSSFVSSDIAQRLGSPNYMAPEQWKPEVRGPMSFETDSWGFGCTIVEMLTGSQPWYGCPVGGIYGSVVEKHEKPHIPSGLPSPIENILSACFEYDMRNRPLMVDVLRAFKRSLNELANDGGGWRYQGNMKVIPKSGSTYYTEWFLSKDQLQVGDMVRSRKPPNSCKAQNMNVPDGTVVGLERTADYGFVLVRVHGIHDPIRIHTSTLERVANGLAAGDWVRVKDEKEKHSPVGILHSINRNDGRASVGFIGLQTLWNGNPSELEMAESFCVGQFVRPKENLLSPRFEWRRKRGGASATGRISWILPNGCLVVKFPGMMSFGNESTTFLADPSEVEVVDFNTCPGMVEKYQHVENHHWAVRPVLVVLGIFTALKLGILVGNKVKRCKRFKAVESKNQYVEGQNTNSPTRIITHGNTTWGVPSVANILFKDGA
- the LOC11440775 gene encoding uncharacterized protein isoform X1, with the translated sequence MCMHVPKLNGMSREVMASSSAASFDYEILDKDTDVPKTAAVPTNRANPWIEPETLKLQHRIGRGPFGDVWLATLHQSTEDYDEHHEVAAKMLHPIKEDHVKIVLKKFNELYLKCQGVSSVCWLHGISMLNGRICIIMKLYEGSIGDKLARLRNGWISLPDVLRYGIDLAQGILEHHAKGILVLNLKPCNVLINDNDQAILGDVGIPNLLLGSSFVSSDIAQRLGSPNYMAPEQWKPEVRGPMSFETDSWGFGCTIVEMLTGSQPWYGCPVGGIYGSVVEKHEKPHIPSGLPSPIENILSACFEYDMRNRPLMVDVLRAFKRSLNELANDGGGWRYQGNMKVIPKSGSTYYTEWFLSKDQLQVGDMVRSRKPPNSCKAQNMNVPDGTVVGLERTADYGFVLVRVHGIHDPIRIHTSTLERVANGLAAGDWVRVKDEKEKHSPVGILHSINRNDGRASVGFIGLQTLWNGNPSELEMAESFCVGQFVRPKENLLSPRFEWRRKRGGASATGRISWILPNGCLVVKFPGMMSFGNESTTFLADPSEVEVVDFNTCPGMVEKYQHVENHHWAVRPVLVVLGIFTALKLGILVGNKVKRCKRFKAVESKNQYVEGQNTNSPTRIITHGNTTWGVPSVANILFKDGA
- the LOC11429820 gene encoding centrosome-associated protein CEP250, with product MTFSASSLRPTSSPSYSQLLCSLRYNRKLRSQINFVVTQGRKGCWLRNGVTVKSVLNDNRPSFNNYGAPESARLLERLFEQTQKLDNRMIGEEPDLRDFESDLLSALMELKEKEDHLQEVERTVLLENGKLKDAKEELERQEGEIKAAREKYERLEDEMKEAMASLVSQAGQVEELKLRLRDRDSETDGLRDALSLKEEEMEKMKIGLAKKSEEAAYVDSELRQKVQLLSEANEVVKKQEIELQELRSVVQQREEELRLSVAARDVEGEKLKVAEASLEKQAMEWLLTQEELKRLEEEASKHAQERSETLEDFRRVKKLLSDVRSELVSSQQSLASSRYKMQVQEGLLEQQLAELADQRESVMLYMENLKDAQIEVENERTKLSVAEALNKELEQDLSVEKELMKKLQEELKKEKASLEQAVQEMALLQEELDIKSAEFKEKSALLDVKESELVDAKLQIQELKTEKASLQALLEEKDLELSSARKMLVELNQEISDLKMLMNDKETQLIEATNMLREKDEHVKVIQNKLNNTSLKAFEAETVVGRVLDLTNKLVASIKNEDINSSRPLNELGDQLMMPLSEDPTSELSWQQKQLENVLELAKENLKTKEMEVLAAQRALTIKDEELKMTLARLDAKEEELRKAKDMATEDANDHKMVYAMTQERIAEKTMDDLAIEKLQLEAAQLEDEVEAATSTLQKLAEMSQQLLNKAMPSVEADSYTSLMQNNNDINLNLITNINCIDCLAVVKAGVARLSALTEQLVMDAGLAAAS